A section of the Pseudanabaena mucicola str. Chao 1806 genome encodes:
- a CDS encoding iron uptake porin, with protein sequence MAKVWSQQVQVSLVGAIAISAISINASASAQSQQLTSVATQDVIGLNVTSVSQLSDVRPTDWAFTALQSLIERYGCIAGYPDRTFRGKQATSRYEFAAGLNACLDKINEIISAGLADKVSKDDLATLRKLQEEFAAELVTLRGRVNVLDAKVVNLEAQQFSTTTKLDGQVIVAVSASGSGTDDLLTPIRNLSGNSGKANTTVINRVRLNLNTSFTGEDLLLTRLEVGNGGASVSNSLDAANSVFRGFTGFKNSSVADYSEVGNNFILGRLRYDFPIGRDIRASVGPVIALNDHLDKNSFANDESVDFSTRLFINNPLILPVNDGAGAAIAWNINGGAFSLRAGYVAANASSPTVNAGAPNGTINQGLFGDSYQGTFEFEFAPKNGEDEKPFALRLQYTRASVNNLDYNTGGLNLEWAFNKAIAIFGRYGFGNISNRGTAITTALPTYINAGTTGDSLSPQTWSVGFAFPDLFKEGAMAAIAVGQPLIESKVGNATQTNVELFYRFPISSNISITPDLQFIFNPNNNSGNSTITVGTLRTVFTF encoded by the coding sequence GTGGCTAAGGTTTGGTCTCAACAAGTGCAAGTATCTCTGGTTGGTGCGATCGCTATTTCTGCGATCAGTATAAATGCGAGTGCATCTGCTCAATCACAACAATTGACTTCAGTTGCAACTCAAGATGTCATCGGGCTAAATGTTACATCGGTCTCTCAACTTAGCGATGTCCGTCCTACCGATTGGGCTTTTACCGCTTTGCAATCCCTTATTGAGCGCTATGGCTGCATCGCAGGATATCCTGATCGCACATTTCGCGGAAAACAAGCGACGAGCCGTTATGAATTTGCCGCAGGTTTGAACGCTTGTTTAGACAAAATCAATGAGATTATTTCCGCAGGTTTAGCTGACAAGGTTAGTAAAGACGACCTAGCCACATTGCGAAAATTGCAAGAAGAATTTGCCGCAGAGTTAGTGACCTTGCGTGGGCGGGTGAATGTCTTAGATGCTAAAGTTGTGAACCTTGAAGCCCAGCAGTTCTCCACAACGACAAAACTTGATGGTCAGGTAATTGTAGCGGTTTCGGCAAGTGGTTCGGGAACAGATGATCTGTTAACTCCAATTAGAAATCTTTCAGGCAATTCAGGGAAAGCGAATACAACTGTAATTAATCGCGTGCGACTGAATTTGAATACCAGTTTTACGGGCGAGGATTTGTTGCTCACACGATTAGAAGTAGGCAATGGCGGTGCGAGTGTGAGCAATTCTCTGGATGCTGCGAATAGTGTCTTCCGTGGTTTTACAGGATTTAAGAATAGCTCCGTTGCCGACTACAGCGAGGTTGGCAATAATTTTATACTAGGGCGTTTGCGCTATGACTTCCCCATTGGCAGGGATATTAGAGCATCTGTAGGTCCAGTCATTGCTTTAAACGATCACCTTGATAAAAATAGTTTTGCTAACGATGAATCCGTTGATTTTTCAACCCGTTTATTCATCAATAATCCGCTAATTTTGCCTGTAAACGATGGGGCTGGTGCGGCGATCGCATGGAATATCAACGGTGGTGCTTTTAGCTTGAGAGCAGGATATGTGGCAGCGAATGCTAGTAGTCCAACTGTGAATGCTGGCGCTCCTAATGGAACGATTAACCAAGGCTTATTTGGAGACTCCTACCAAGGTACGTTTGAGTTTGAGTTTGCACCCAAAAATGGCGAGGATGAAAAACCTTTTGCCTTACGGTTGCAATATACCCGTGCATCTGTCAATAATCTCGATTACAACACTGGTGGCTTGAACCTAGAGTGGGCATTTAATAAAGCGATCGCTATTTTTGGTCGCTACGGCTTTGGCAATATCAGCAATCGCGGTACAGCGATCACCACAGCACTGCCGACCTATATCAATGCTGGAACAACGGGTGATTCGCTTAGTCCGCAAACATGGTCAGTTGGGTTTGCCTTTCCTGATTTGTTTAAAGAAGGAGCAATGGCAGCGATCGCCGTGGGACAACCTCTAATTGAGAGTAAAGTTGGCAACGCCACACAAACAAATGTGGAGTTGTTCTATCGCTTCCCAATTTCAAGCAATATCAGCATTACCCCCGATTTGCAGTTTATTTTCAATCCTAATAACAATAGTGGCAATAGCACTATCACAGTTGGCACATTGAGAACAGTATTTACGTTCTAA
- the nblS gene encoding two-component system sensor histidine kinase NblS, which translates to MNFLIQIYNTPRRWWTEFSLQTKLMALITLLVSLLMSAVTFWAVNDIQTDARLNDTRFGKDLGLLLAANVAPLVAKNDLEEVTRLSKEFYDSSSSIRYILYADPDGEIFYGIPFNSNEVQNSLSIRRRIQLPEDPTTRPDRPLVRQHITPQGEVTDIFVNLQHNGKSLGIIAIGINPNPTAVASSSLTLDVTTAVFVSIWAMVILGAASNAVTITRPLRELVAGVQNIASGNFKQRIDLPFGGELGELIRSFNEMAQRLKTYEEQNIEELTAQKAKLETLVSMIADGALLLDSDMRIVLANPAAIKIMGWEQDAENSSWKGKSILNILPERLSEELGRSLMQIATGDREGSEFRIMASGDKGDSLLDHAFRIWITSVLSSSNEIKGIAITIQDITREVELNAAQSRFISNVSHELRTPLFNIKSFIETLHEYGDELSDEQKKEFLGTANNETDRLTRLVNDVLDLSRLESGRQYHFSAIDLSETVEQTVRTYKLNASSKGIELIQEIAPNLERIWGNYDLTLQVLSNLVGNALKFTESGGKVIIRVYPWQDQTTTQPHRIINYVRVEVEDTGCGIPAEDCDRVFDRFYRVEDKVHTLEGTGLGLSIVRNIIEKHHSTIHIKSEIGVGTTFWFDLSVYQDRCELPLAATISKEIALKN; encoded by the coding sequence ATGAACTTTTTGATTCAAATTTACAATACACCTCGACGTTGGTGGACAGAGTTTTCACTACAAACCAAGCTAATGGCTCTGATTACACTGTTAGTATCTTTGTTAATGAGTGCGGTCACATTTTGGGCGGTCAATGATATTCAGACCGATGCCCGCCTCAATGATACGCGCTTTGGCAAAGACTTGGGATTGTTACTTGCTGCTAATGTTGCCCCTTTAGTTGCGAAAAATGATCTAGAGGAAGTAACACGTCTATCTAAAGAATTTTACGATAGTAGCTCTAGCATTCGCTATATTCTTTACGCCGATCCCGATGGTGAAATTTTTTATGGTATCCCGTTTAACTCCAATGAAGTGCAAAATTCGCTAAGCATCAGGAGACGGATTCAGCTACCCGAAGACCCAACGACGCGCCCTGATCGACCTTTAGTACGTCAGCATATTACACCACAGGGCGAAGTAACCGATATTTTTGTAAATCTACAACATAATGGGAAATCCTTAGGAATTATTGCGATCGGGATAAATCCCAATCCTACAGCAGTTGCATCTTCGAGCCTGACCTTAGATGTCACCACAGCCGTATTTGTGTCGATTTGGGCAATGGTCATTTTAGGGGCTGCCTCAAATGCGGTAACCATTACTCGACCACTACGAGAACTAGTGGCAGGGGTACAAAATATTGCCAGTGGTAATTTTAAGCAGCGCATTGATCTGCCTTTTGGTGGCGAATTAGGGGAATTGATTCGGAGTTTTAATGAAATGGCTCAGCGTCTGAAAACCTATGAGGAGCAAAATATTGAGGAGTTAACTGCTCAAAAGGCAAAGCTAGAAACCTTAGTATCAATGATCGCGGATGGGGCGTTATTACTCGACTCGGATATGCGAATTGTCCTTGCTAACCCTGCGGCAATTAAAATCATGGGCTGGGAGCAGGATGCGGAAAATAGTAGCTGGAAAGGTAAAAGTATTCTGAATATTTTACCAGAGCGTCTCAGTGAAGAATTAGGGCGATCACTTATGCAAATTGCTACAGGCGATCGCGAGGGGAGTGAATTTCGGATTATGGCATCGGGAGATAAGGGAGACTCATTGCTAGACCATGCCTTTAGAATCTGGATTACCAGTGTACTCAGTTCCAGCAACGAAATTAAGGGAATTGCGATTACAATTCAGGATATCACCCGTGAGGTGGAGCTAAATGCTGCCCAAAGCCGCTTTATTAGCAATGTTAGCCATGAGTTACGTACACCCTTATTTAATATCAAGTCCTTTATTGAGACTTTGCATGAATATGGTGATGAGTTAAGTGATGAACAGAAAAAAGAATTTCTCGGCACGGCAAATAATGAGACTGATCGCTTAACGCGCCTTGTCAATGATGTCTTAGATCTCTCGCGCCTAGAGTCAGGTCGTCAATATCATTTCTCAGCGATCGATCTATCCGAAACGGTTGAACAAACGGTACGCACCTATAAACTCAATGCTTCCTCTAAAGGTATTGAGCTAATACAAGAAATTGCGCCAAATCTTGAGAGAATTTGGGGTAACTATGATTTGACTTTACAGGTTTTATCAAATCTTGTTGGCAATGCTCTCAAATTCACTGAATCTGGCGGTAAAGTCATAATTCGTGTTTATCCTTGGCAAGATCAAACTACTACCCAACCCCATCGCATTATTAACTATGTGCGAGTCGAGGTTGAGGATACTGGTTGTGGAATTCCTGCGGAAGATTGCGATCGCGTATTTGATCGTTTTTATCGTGTTGAGGATAAAGTACATACTCTCGAAGGCACTGGCTTAGGTCTATCGATCGTCCGTAATATCATCGAAAAGCACCATAGCACGATTCACATTAAGAGTGAGATCGGTGTGGGTACAACCTTCTGGTTTGACCTAAGCGTATATCAAGATCGTTGCGAGTTACCACTAGCGGCAACAATCTCTAAAGAAATTGCCTTGAAAAACTGA